The following are encoded in a window of Impatiens glandulifera chromosome 5, dImpGla2.1, whole genome shotgun sequence genomic DNA:
- the LOC124937956 gene encoding protein argonaute 10-like isoform X1 — protein sequence MPVRQMNKNPEQQQQQQQSIVIKPISMKTEQNGGSKGPSTPPQVKNRGRRRGMGGRKSDQSDLSLRPSSRPCIAPPATVVENIEMGFPSSSKSVSLAIRPGYGQLGTKCIVKANHFSTELPDKDLHQYDVSITPEVASRTENRAIISELVKLYRESELGKRLPAYDGRKNLYTAGELPFSWKEFKIRLVNEDDGINGPKRMREYKVVIKFAAMVSMHHLGEFLSGKRADGPQEALQILDTVLRELSTKRYCPVGRSFFSPDIRRPQRLGDGLESWCGFYQSLRPTQMGLSLNIDMASAAFIEPLPVIEFVNQLLGKDAVSRTLSDSDRIKIKKALRGVKVEVTHRGNVRRKYRVSGLTTQPTRELVFPVDDISTMKSVVEYFQEMYGFTIQHIHLPCLQVGNQKKANYLPMEACKIVEGQRYTKRLNEKQITALLKVTCQRPNDRENDILKTVQHNAYMQDPYAKEFGIKISENLTSVEARVLPAPWLKYHDNGKEKDCLPQVGQWNMMNKKMINGMNVSRWACVNFSRSVQENVARGFCNELAQMCQVSGMEFNQEPVIPIYSARPEQVDKALKHVYRACVNKLKGKELELLLAILPDNNGSLYGDLKRICETELGIITQCCLTKHVFRISKQYLANVSLKINVKMGGRNTVLLDALSYRIPLVGDIPTIIFGADVTHPENGEETSPSIAAVVASQDWPEVTKYAGLVCAQAHRQELIQDLYKSWHDPVRGNVSGGMIRDLLVSFRKATGRKPQRIIFYRDGVSEGQFYQVLLYELDAIRKACASLEPNYQPPVTFIVVQKRHHTRLFPNNYKDRSSTDKSRNILPGTVVDTKICHPTEFDFYLCSHAGIQGTSRPAHYHVLWDENNFTPDGIQSLTNNLCYTYARCTRSVSVVPPAYYAHLAAFRARFYTEPEIHENGSKGGSRLPNGESGIRPLPALKENVKRVMFYC from the exons ATGCCTGTTAGGCAGATGAATAAGAATccagaacaacaacaacaacaacaacaatccaTAGTAATCAAGCCTATCTCCATGAAAACCGAGCAAAATGGTGGTAGTAAAGGTCCTTCAACACCACCTCAGGTGAAGAATCGGGGAAGGAGGAGAGGAATGGGTGGCCGGAAGTCCGATCAGTCAGACTTATCTTTGCGTCCAAGCTCCCGTCCGTGTATTGCTCCGCCAGCCACGGTGGTGGAGAATATCGAAATGGGTTTTCCTTCTTCAAGCAAATCTGTCAGTTTAGCCATTAGGCCTGGTTACGGGCAGCTAGGAACAAAATGTATTGTTAAGGCCAACCATTTCTCTACAGAGTTGCCAGACAAGGACCTACACCAGTATGAT GTATCAATTACACCTGAAGTGGCTTCAAGAACTGAGAATAGAGCTATCATTTCTGAGCTTGTGAAGCTGTACAGAGAATCTGAATTGGGGAAAAGATTACCAGCTTATGATGGTAGGAAGAATCTTTATACAGCTGGGGAACTTCCCTTTTCATGGAAGGAGTTCAAGATTAGACTTGTTAATGAAGATGATGGAATCAATGGACCCAA AAGAATGAGAGAATATAAAGTGGTGATCAAGTTTGCAGCAATGGTAAGCATGCACCATCTTGGCGAGTTTCTGTCGGGTAAACGTGCAGATGGTCCACAGGAAGCTCTTCAAATATTAGACACTGTATTGAGAGAACTCTCTACAAAGAG GTACTGTCCGGTTGGGAGATCTTTCTTCTCCCCTGATATTAGGAGACCACAGAGGCTTGGCGATGGCTTGGAATCTTGGTGTGGGTTTTATCAAAGTCTAAGGCCTACTCAGATGGGATTATCCTTAAATATTG atatggCTTCAGCTGCATTCATAGAACCTCTTCCTGTTATAGAGTTTGTTAATCAACTTCTGGGAAAGGATGCAGTATCAAGGACTCTTTCTGATTCAGACCGCATAAAG ATCAAGAAAGCCCTTAGAGGGGTGAAAGTTGAAGTAACACATAGGGGTAATGTACGAAGGAAATACCGTGTTTCTGGATTGACAACTCAACCTACAAGAGAACTTGT ATTTCCGGTTGATGACATCTCAACAATGAAGTCGGTGGTTGAATACTTCCAAGAAATGTATGGTTTCACTATTCAACACATCCATCTTCCTTGCCTTCAAgtaggaaatcagaagaaggcAAACTATTTACCAATGGAg GCCTGCAAGATTGTTGAGGGACAACGGTATACAAAAAGGTTGAATGAGAAGCAAATTACTGCTCTTCTAAAGGTGACTTGTCAAAGGCCTAATGATAGGGAAAATGATATCTTAAAG ACAGTTCAGCATAACGCGTACATGCAAGATCCATATGCAAAGGAATTTGGAATCAAAATTAGTGAAAACTTAACTTCGGTGGAGGCACGAGTCCTGCCTGCTCCTTGG CTAAAATATCATGACAATGGGAAGGAAAAGGATTGCTTACCTCAAGTTGGTCAATGGAATATGATGAACaag AAAATGATAAATGGGATGAATGTTAGTCGATGGGCATGTGTAAACTTCTCGAGGAGCGTACAAGAGAATGTGGCAAGGGGTTTTTGTAATGAACTGGCCCAAATGTGTCAAGTTTCTGGCATG GAGTTCAATCAAGAACCCGTTATTCCAATCTACTCTGCAAGACCCGAGCAAGTAGACAAAGCATTGAAACATGTTTACCGCGCATGTGTGAATAAACTCAAAGGAAAAGAGTTGGAGCTTTTACTTGCTATTCTTCCAGACAACAATGGCTCCCTTTATG GGGATCTGAAGCGAATTTGTGAAACAGAACTGGGTATAATAACTCAATGTTGTTtaacaaaacatgttttcaGGATAAGCAAACAATATCTGGCTAATGTTTCCTTAAAGATCAATGTCaag ATGGGTGGCAGAAACACAGTTCTTCTAGATGCTTTAAGCTATAGAATACCACTGGTTGGTGATATACCAACCATAATATTTGGTGCAGATGTGACTCATCCAGAGAACGGAGAAGAGACCAGCCCTTCCATAGCTGCT GTAGTAGCTTCTCAAGATTGGCCTGAAGTTACAAAATATGCTGGATTGGTTTGCGCCCAAGCTCACAGACAAGAACTTATACAAGACTTGTACAAATCTTGGCATGATCCAGTACGAGGAAATGTCAGTGGTGGCATgattag GGATCTTCTTGTCTCATTCAGGAAAGCAACAGGAAGAAAGCCACAAAGGATCATATTTTACAG GGATGGTGTTAGTGAAGGGCAATTTTATCAGGTCCTGCTTTACGAGTTGGATGCCATTCGAAAG GCTTGTGCATCCTTAGAACCAAACTATCAACCGCCTGTAACTTTCATCGTCGTACAAAAAAGGCACCACACGCGTTTGTTTCCCAACAACTACAAAGATCGAAGCAGCACTGATAAAAGTAGAAATATCTTGCCAG GAACTGTTGTTGACACGAAAATCTGTCACCCGACAGAATTTGATTTCTACCTCTGCAGCCATGCGGGTATTCag GGGACAAGTCGACCAGCACACTACCATGTTCTCTGGGATGAAAACAATTTCACACCCGATGGAATTCAATCCTTGACAAACAACCTTTGTTATACATACGCCAGATGTACACGATCAGTCTCAGTTG TTCCCCCAGCCTATTATGCACATTTAGCGGCGTTTCGAGCCAGATTCTATACTGAACCAGAGATTCATGAGAATGGGTCCAAGGGTGGTTCACGGCTGCCAAACGGGGAGTCAGGAATTCGGCCGCTACCGGCCCTCAAGGAGAATGTGAAGAGAGTTATGTTTTACtgttag
- the LOC124937956 gene encoding protein argonaute 10-like isoform X2, with translation MPVRQMNKNPEQQQQQQQSIVIKPISMKTEQNGGSKGPSTPPQVKNRGRRRGMGGRKSDQSDLSLRPSSRPCIAPPATVVENIEMGFPSSSKSVSLAIRPGYGQLGTKCIVKANHFSTELPDKDLHQYDVSITPEVASRTENRAIISELVKLYRESELGKRLPAYDGRKNLYTAGELPFSWKEFKIRLVNEDDGINGPKMREYKVVIKFAAMVSMHHLGEFLSGKRADGPQEALQILDTVLRELSTKRYCPVGRSFFSPDIRRPQRLGDGLESWCGFYQSLRPTQMGLSLNIDMASAAFIEPLPVIEFVNQLLGKDAVSRTLSDSDRIKIKKALRGVKVEVTHRGNVRRKYRVSGLTTQPTRELVFPVDDISTMKSVVEYFQEMYGFTIQHIHLPCLQVGNQKKANYLPMEACKIVEGQRYTKRLNEKQITALLKVTCQRPNDRENDILKTVQHNAYMQDPYAKEFGIKISENLTSVEARVLPAPWLKYHDNGKEKDCLPQVGQWNMMNKKMINGMNVSRWACVNFSRSVQENVARGFCNELAQMCQVSGMEFNQEPVIPIYSARPEQVDKALKHVYRACVNKLKGKELELLLAILPDNNGSLYGDLKRICETELGIITQCCLTKHVFRISKQYLANVSLKINVKMGGRNTVLLDALSYRIPLVGDIPTIIFGADVTHPENGEETSPSIAAVVASQDWPEVTKYAGLVCAQAHRQELIQDLYKSWHDPVRGNVSGGMIRDLLVSFRKATGRKPQRIIFYRDGVSEGQFYQVLLYELDAIRKACASLEPNYQPPVTFIVVQKRHHTRLFPNNYKDRSSTDKSRNILPGTVVDTKICHPTEFDFYLCSHAGIQGTSRPAHYHVLWDENNFTPDGIQSLTNNLCYTYARCTRSVSVVPPAYYAHLAAFRARFYTEPEIHENGSKGGSRLPNGESGIRPLPALKENVKRVMFYC, from the exons ATGCCTGTTAGGCAGATGAATAAGAATccagaacaacaacaacaacaacaacaatccaTAGTAATCAAGCCTATCTCCATGAAAACCGAGCAAAATGGTGGTAGTAAAGGTCCTTCAACACCACCTCAGGTGAAGAATCGGGGAAGGAGGAGAGGAATGGGTGGCCGGAAGTCCGATCAGTCAGACTTATCTTTGCGTCCAAGCTCCCGTCCGTGTATTGCTCCGCCAGCCACGGTGGTGGAGAATATCGAAATGGGTTTTCCTTCTTCAAGCAAATCTGTCAGTTTAGCCATTAGGCCTGGTTACGGGCAGCTAGGAACAAAATGTATTGTTAAGGCCAACCATTTCTCTACAGAGTTGCCAGACAAGGACCTACACCAGTATGAT GTATCAATTACACCTGAAGTGGCTTCAAGAACTGAGAATAGAGCTATCATTTCTGAGCTTGTGAAGCTGTACAGAGAATCTGAATTGGGGAAAAGATTACCAGCTTATGATGGTAGGAAGAATCTTTATACAGCTGGGGAACTTCCCTTTTCATGGAAGGAGTTCAAGATTAGACTTGTTAATGAAGATGATGGAATCAATGGACCCAA AATGAGAGAATATAAAGTGGTGATCAAGTTTGCAGCAATGGTAAGCATGCACCATCTTGGCGAGTTTCTGTCGGGTAAACGTGCAGATGGTCCACAGGAAGCTCTTCAAATATTAGACACTGTATTGAGAGAACTCTCTACAAAGAG GTACTGTCCGGTTGGGAGATCTTTCTTCTCCCCTGATATTAGGAGACCACAGAGGCTTGGCGATGGCTTGGAATCTTGGTGTGGGTTTTATCAAAGTCTAAGGCCTACTCAGATGGGATTATCCTTAAATATTG atatggCTTCAGCTGCATTCATAGAACCTCTTCCTGTTATAGAGTTTGTTAATCAACTTCTGGGAAAGGATGCAGTATCAAGGACTCTTTCTGATTCAGACCGCATAAAG ATCAAGAAAGCCCTTAGAGGGGTGAAAGTTGAAGTAACACATAGGGGTAATGTACGAAGGAAATACCGTGTTTCTGGATTGACAACTCAACCTACAAGAGAACTTGT ATTTCCGGTTGATGACATCTCAACAATGAAGTCGGTGGTTGAATACTTCCAAGAAATGTATGGTTTCACTATTCAACACATCCATCTTCCTTGCCTTCAAgtaggaaatcagaagaaggcAAACTATTTACCAATGGAg GCCTGCAAGATTGTTGAGGGACAACGGTATACAAAAAGGTTGAATGAGAAGCAAATTACTGCTCTTCTAAAGGTGACTTGTCAAAGGCCTAATGATAGGGAAAATGATATCTTAAAG ACAGTTCAGCATAACGCGTACATGCAAGATCCATATGCAAAGGAATTTGGAATCAAAATTAGTGAAAACTTAACTTCGGTGGAGGCACGAGTCCTGCCTGCTCCTTGG CTAAAATATCATGACAATGGGAAGGAAAAGGATTGCTTACCTCAAGTTGGTCAATGGAATATGATGAACaag AAAATGATAAATGGGATGAATGTTAGTCGATGGGCATGTGTAAACTTCTCGAGGAGCGTACAAGAGAATGTGGCAAGGGGTTTTTGTAATGAACTGGCCCAAATGTGTCAAGTTTCTGGCATG GAGTTCAATCAAGAACCCGTTATTCCAATCTACTCTGCAAGACCCGAGCAAGTAGACAAAGCATTGAAACATGTTTACCGCGCATGTGTGAATAAACTCAAAGGAAAAGAGTTGGAGCTTTTACTTGCTATTCTTCCAGACAACAATGGCTCCCTTTATG GGGATCTGAAGCGAATTTGTGAAACAGAACTGGGTATAATAACTCAATGTTGTTtaacaaaacatgttttcaGGATAAGCAAACAATATCTGGCTAATGTTTCCTTAAAGATCAATGTCaag ATGGGTGGCAGAAACACAGTTCTTCTAGATGCTTTAAGCTATAGAATACCACTGGTTGGTGATATACCAACCATAATATTTGGTGCAGATGTGACTCATCCAGAGAACGGAGAAGAGACCAGCCCTTCCATAGCTGCT GTAGTAGCTTCTCAAGATTGGCCTGAAGTTACAAAATATGCTGGATTGGTTTGCGCCCAAGCTCACAGACAAGAACTTATACAAGACTTGTACAAATCTTGGCATGATCCAGTACGAGGAAATGTCAGTGGTGGCATgattag GGATCTTCTTGTCTCATTCAGGAAAGCAACAGGAAGAAAGCCACAAAGGATCATATTTTACAG GGATGGTGTTAGTGAAGGGCAATTTTATCAGGTCCTGCTTTACGAGTTGGATGCCATTCGAAAG GCTTGTGCATCCTTAGAACCAAACTATCAACCGCCTGTAACTTTCATCGTCGTACAAAAAAGGCACCACACGCGTTTGTTTCCCAACAACTACAAAGATCGAAGCAGCACTGATAAAAGTAGAAATATCTTGCCAG GAACTGTTGTTGACACGAAAATCTGTCACCCGACAGAATTTGATTTCTACCTCTGCAGCCATGCGGGTATTCag GGGACAAGTCGACCAGCACACTACCATGTTCTCTGGGATGAAAACAATTTCACACCCGATGGAATTCAATCCTTGACAAACAACCTTTGTTATACATACGCCAGATGTACACGATCAGTCTCAGTTG TTCCCCCAGCCTATTATGCACATTTAGCGGCGTTTCGAGCCAGATTCTATACTGAACCAGAGATTCATGAGAATGGGTCCAAGGGTGGTTCACGGCTGCCAAACGGGGAGTCAGGAATTCGGCCGCTACCGGCCCTCAAGGAGAATGTGAAGAGAGTTATGTTTTACtgttag
- the LOC124939338 gene encoding uncharacterized protein LOC124939338: MEDNEKVEDEKQEDVEKVEDAQKVETDEKVEDERKDNDEKVDDDEKVEDAKVEDVKIEVEAKLEDGVARVDDVEVDLKLKDLKVKVKDEKTVGDVKANDDNDDNDDFQLYNTPPKGNYGRRVRKPKKDDSYTNPSLSKMPKTKDPMKVNHLQKFDDELLHKVKAWLDDPKTDNSTTDLHTVQAKKEVLVRVVTRLTWIEDEEIDAFCHLLRKRISCYPKTYKNTLAAIGDCVLSDRIRRLHRDFIKDPAKFPVDEFKDYYMGAPHRYMPEWSTIDDVYMPVNINQKHWILCVARLQKYRIDVYDCDAYLYKNLDPYLKPFCDMIPCIFAKTITPGERVRYPNFNFEGPLQPMTYKRFPHPKVKTAAPKVGEVPRATESGDCGVFTLMYMEHLTANQPVHNVTSENMGFFRQKMAVRLFHQIMEP; the protein is encoded by the exons ATGGAGGacaatgagaaggtggaggatgaaaaACAAGAGGACgttgagaaggtggaggacgcACAGAAGGTGGAGACcgatgagaag gtggaggatgaaagAAAAGACAACGATGAGAAGgtagatgatgatgagaaggtggaggatgcgAAGGTGGAGGACGTAAAGATAGAGGTTGAGGCTAAATTGGAGGACGGTGTGGCTAGGGTGGATGATGTGGAGGTTGATCTGAAACTGAAGGATTtgaaagtgaaggtgaaggatgagaAGACTGTGGGGGATGTGAAGGCaaatgatgacaatgatgacAATGACGATTTCCAGTTATACAATACTCCTCCTAAAGGAAATTATGGGAGGAGAGTGAGGAAGCCGAAAAAAGATGACTCGTACACCAACCCTTCCTTGTCAAAAATGCCCAAGACAAAGGATCCTATGAAAGTGAAtcaccttcaaaaatttgatgatgagctacTTCATAAAGTAAAGGCGTGGTTGGATGATCCAAAAACCGATAATTCGACAACGGATTTACATACggttcaagcaaagaaggaagTGTTGGTTAGAGTTGTAACAAGGCTTACATGGATTGAAGACGAG GAAATCGATGCATTCTGCCATCTTCTGCGGAAAAGGATTTCCTGCTATcccaaaacatataaaaatacacTTGCGGCAATTGGGGATTGCGTATTGTCGGATAGAATCAGGCGACTGCACAGGGATTTTATTAAGGATCCTGCCAAATTTCCAGTCGACGAATTCAAAGACTATTATATGGGCGCACCACATAGATATATGCCAGAGTGGTCTACAATTGACGACGTCTACATGCCAGTGAACATTAACCAGAAACACTGGATTTTATGTGTAGCACGTCTTCAAAAGTACCGCATTGACGTGTACGACTGTGACGCCTATCTTTATAAGAATCTGGATCCTTATTTGAAACCCTTCTGCGACATGATTCCATGTATATTCGCCAAAACAATCACTCCCGGTGAGAGGGTAAGGTATCCTAATTTCAACTTCGAAGGCCCCCTCCAACCAATGACATACAAACGGTTTCCACACCCCAAAGTGAAAACCGCTGCTCCTAAGGTTGGAGAAGTCCCGCGGGCAACAGAGAGCGGGGACTGTGGGGTCTTCACGCTAATGTACATGGAACACTTGACCGCTAATCAACCCGTGCATAATGTGACCTCAGAAAATATGGGATTTTTTAGGCAGAAGATGGCGGTCCGGTTATTCCATCAGATTATGGaaccttaa